DNA sequence from the Oceanotoga teriensis genome:
ATAAAATCTATTATATAATCTTTTACTTCTTTTTTGATTATATTTAAAACTAATTGATTTCTTATCTCCGTTTTTTTTCTACTCTCATAGCCAAGTATCCAATCAGGATGATTTCTATAAAGTTGAGAATCAGGATTAACCATTTCTGGTTCAACCCATATACCAAAATCCATACCCAATTCTTTAACTTTTTTTATCAATGGAAAAAGCCCTCTCGAAAATTTTTCTTTATTTATATACCAATCTCCAAGACCTGCCTTATCATCATTTCTTTTTCCAAACCATCCATCATCTACCACAAATAATTCTATTCCAATTTTAGAAGCTAATTCAGCAAGTTTCATTTGATTAGATTCATTAACATCAAAACCTGTAGCTTCCCAAGAATTATATAATATTTTTCTATCGATTTTTCTTAAAATATGTTTTCTTATAAAAGAATGTAAAATTCTAGAAGATTCACCAAAACCTTCATTAGTAAAACCAAATATAAGTTCTGGAGACTTTATACTCTCATTAGGTAAAAGAATATAATTAAAATCCCATTCATTATATCCAGCTGAAATATTTATATACTCATAATCTTGCTTATGAACATCTATACTCCAATTACCACTCCATCCCAAAAGGCCAAACCAAACGTTCCCATTATCTTCATCTGCACCATCATCTATAGAAAAATATGGATTAAATAGATGACCAGTATTTCCAGTTCTACTTCCTATACTTTTTATACCTTGATTTATCTTTTCATGAACTATATTAGTCTCATGTCCCCACATACCTTTCAAATAATTGAAATTCCCTTCTAATATTGGTATATAAAGAGAATTTTTTAAAATTTCTATATTGATTTTTTGATCTGAAATATTATTTACTTCATAATACTTTTTTATAATATTATCATGTTCAAAAACTTCATAAAATAAAAAAATTTTCATACCATAAAATTCATCAAATAATTCAATTTTTAGTTTATTATCAAAAATTTCATAATTTTTATACAAAAGCTCACAATCTCTAACTCCATCATGATATAACACTTTAAAAGCTGTATTAGCATAATTATTTTCACTTCTATCACTCAATTCATAATTCCATGACCAGTTTATAAAAATATTTTTTTTAATTTCAGGTATATAATCAAAGTCAAAAACAAGTTTTTCTCCAAAATAAATATTTGTTAGTTTAGAATCTTCTATTTTAATAACATAAGCCATATTATCTGTACTGATCAAAAACATTCTTTCTTCATCTAAGTATCGAATCATAAAATATCCCCCCTTTAAAACAAATTTTAAATAAAAAAATAAAAAAAAGCAAATTCTTTTGAATTTGCTTTTTTTAGATTATTCATTAAAATTC
Encoded proteins:
- a CDS encoding alpha-galactosidase, translated to MIRYLDEERMFLISTDNMAYVIKIEDSKLTNIYFGEKLVFDFDYIPEIKKNIFINWSWNYELSDRSENNYANTAFKVLYHDGVRDCELLYKNYEIFDNKLKIELFDEFYGMKIFLFYEVFEHDNIIKKYYEVNNISDQKINIEILKNSLYIPILEGNFNYLKGMWGHETNIVHEKINQGIKSIGSRTGNTGHLFNPYFSIDDGADEDNGNVWFGLLGWSGNWSIDVHKQDYEYINISAGYNEWDFNYILLPNESIKSPELIFGFTNEGFGESSRILHSFIRKHILRKIDRKILYNSWEATGFDVNESNQMKLAELASKIGIELFVVDDGWFGKRNDDKAGLGDWYINKEKFSRGLFPLIKKVKELGMDFGIWVEPEMVNPDSQLYRNHPDWILGYESRKKTEIRNQLVLNIIKKEVKDYIIDFMTDLLSNNDISFIKWDFNRPILESGFMNKINSKSIWIDYVESFYYILDILKRRFPYVIFESCAGGGGRIDIEILKYADQVWTSDNTNPYDRLIIQKGFSYAYPSNIMMAWVTDWAGKETYPLKYRFHSAMLGSLGIGSNLNNYSEEELNIFSNLIKDYKDIRNIVYEGDLYRVNMTDYKNLEIFEYLKENKEEGVAFIFQNPTEFDIFNVYKIKLKGLNESYVYEIENKLYSGKSLMKFGFYMQFDSDIDYLNMKKNNYMSKIIRFKLKKNI